From the genome of Nicotiana sylvestris chromosome 2, ASM39365v2, whole genome shotgun sequence, one region includes:
- the LOC138886229 gene encoding uncharacterized protein: MLDQDIIYGISKDNKGGNMVIKLDMDKAYDRLSWAFLASVMRRFGFEESWIDTILRCPPINNLAYADDILIFSAGNNKSVRLIMQQVRNYERSLGQKAAPYIWAGKNSHFDPMMTKVAKRLNGWHVKLLTCGGRMVLIKSALQSLPIYTLSAMSPPKGTLNLIEKHLARFFWGTSADKKKYHWSAWRNLCLPKEEGGIGIRSLEDISNTLSMKRW; encoded by the exons ATGCTAGATCAAGATATCATATACGGAATTAGCAAAGACAACAAAGGTGGTAACATGGTAATCAAGCTAGATATGGACAAGGCATACGACAGATTATCTTGGGCCTTTTTAGCTTCAGTTATGAGAAGGTTTGGATTTGAGGAATCTTGGATTGATACCATCTTGAG ATGCCCTCCAATCAACAACTTGGCTTATGCGGATGATATTTTGATCTTCAGTGCTGGTAATAACAAATCAGTCAGATTGATTATGCAACAAGTAAGAAATTATGAGAGATCCTTAGGGCAAAAG GCTGCTCCTTATATATGGGCAGGAAAAAACTCTCATTTTGACCCGATGATGACCAAAGTGGCTAAGCGATTAAATGGGTGGCATGTCAAGCTTCTTACTTGTGGAGGTAGAATGGTACTTATTAAAAGTGCCCTCCAATCTCTACCTATTTACACTCTTTCTGCTATGAGTCCTCCAAAGGGAACCCTAAATTTGATTGAAAAGCATTTGGCTAGGTTCTTCTGGGGCACTTCAGCAGATAAAAAGAAGTATCATTGGAGTGCTTGGAGGAACCTGTGTCTACCTAAAGAAGAAGGTGGCATTGGCATAAGGTCTTTGGAGGATATTAGTAATACTTTATCCATGAAGAGATGGTAG